A stretch of the Plasmodium berghei ANKA genome assembly, chromosome: 10 genome encodes the following:
- a CDS encoding RNA-binding protein 8A, putative — protein MEDNYTNTTLNDDEVPAKSVEGWIIIITNIHGEAREDYIKEVFEEFGQIRNLHLNLDRRTGFIKGYAFLEFENFVDAKRAIDEMDGSMLLNQKIHVDWAFIQDKKKN, from the exons ATGGAAGATAATTACACAAACACCACTCTTAATGATGATGAAGTCCCTGCTAAAT CTGTTGAAGGATggataattataataacaaacATCCATGGTGAGGCAAGAGAagattatataaaagaagTTTTTGAAGAATTCGGTCAAATCAGAAATTTACATTTAAATTTAGACAGAAGAACTGGATTTATAAAAGGATATGCATTTCTcgaatttgaaaattttgttGACGCAAAAAGAGCTATTGATG aaatgGATGGCTCGATGCTActaaatcaaaaaatacacGTTGACTGGGCATTTATAcaagacaaaaaaaaaaattga
- a CDS encoding RNA-binding protein, putative, producing MTKKYKNDSPIDKHKVFVRNIRENDVNELTERFEKECKKHFFFKNKTNSTKSAICIFHNEKDATNFITKYNNSKEFSTNIMCEFAIKKRHDEKILASILYNRNKIKYPNSIKIYTNCDIGNIIILNYLKNIYLIKKKLLLNCENNKSKSIYDKNQINKNSNNSNDEEIEIVASSENDKKFEEIVINIEKQSNINKNSILKKINNINFKDNKNDDSKNYFEYVVEFANFNLASTFYQFINKNEFQNYLKNNDENIDYENVFFFHELCLLNTEHKMVVLKNLNRKCHTENIQKLFKNIEKNLKINIPKKNDKKQGYAFVTFSNHKNVEKALLLTNTILCGNKIIIEKYNKEMKLFNGKFFQDNGITSTEPFSYYNSYNNENQETDKEDVDNKSGETDNSADNNNSDKYTSSLSKKRKLNEIDEKENQDNNKKKTKMKDEKKRDYKKDVEEGKTIFITNIPTEATNEEIKEYIEKNISKDYIYIKTCRNDYKKIYVFVKLKKKIDADNFLKKIGEYNNEEDEQINESENVIDQFYNNANKKKKEKLKKILLNEDQNLKHTDILSFKNSYLMIKRAVPNDIIKDKKKTPVEKKEKKKNNNNTISNNIHLINDNDVNNENVPSNILLRNKKLLDKKTELLKNKNFVINPCRLYIRNYPLVVEQNTFRRLIAKHFTLIFMNKFKLKKKEAFKKANEIIQKMKLMKDNNSNKEIVQNSKVGPIIHNNVSNNVNTMDKGVNKNAICFLDINKHEYTKQIISLLQNKNIFDVINEKIYKKKFQTIKKSKNILYVDYCIEDLRMLHIKKIKEEKFLKHLKEKNENNLPTKKKIKKNTKKTKKMSRGKRQREKRRLLKAQNENKNIINIINPVTIDQKDNSLKKEKHKKRVTFIDHTNNEEINTTRPSSLKKKEINNKDKKIKSKKLNTQDSGKTKKKVKTVKSIIKNGTEKANKNIESIQKDILKFLKKAK from the exons ATGAcgaagaaatataaaaacgaTAGTCCCATAGATAAACACAAAGTGTTTGTCCGTAATATACGGGAAAATGATGTGAACGAATTGACAGAACGATTTGAAAAGGAATgtaaaaaacattttttttttaaaaataaaacaaattctACAAAAAGTGCTATTTGCATTTTCCACAATGAAAAGGATGCAACAAATTtcataacaaaatataataattcaaaagAATTTTCTACAAATATTATGTGTGAATTCGCTATAAAGAAAAGAcatgatgaaaaaattttagcttctattctttataatcgaaataaaataaaatatccaaactctataaaaatatatacaaattgtGATATAggtaatataattattttaaattatttgaaaaacatttatttaataaaaaaaaaattattattgaattgtgaaaataataaatcaaaatcTATATACgataaaaatcaaataaataaaaatagtaacaATAGTAATGATGAAGAAATTGAAATTGTAGCTAGCTCAGAAAATGACAAAAAATTTGAAGaaattgtaataaatatagagaaacaaagtaatataaataaaaatagtattttaaaaaaaataaataatataaactttaaagataataaaaatgatgattcAAAAAACTATTTTGAATATGTTGTTGAATTTGCAAACTTTAATTTGGCCTCCACATTTTATCagtttattaataaaaatgaatttcaaaattatttgaaaaataatgacGAAAATATTGACTAtgaaaatgtatttttttttcatgaaTTATGTCTCTTAAATACAGAACACAAAATGGTCGTTTTAAAAAACTTGAATAGAAAATGCCACACagaaaatattcaaaagcTTTTTAAGAATATCGAAAAAAAtctcaaaataaatattcctAAAAAGaatgataaaaaacaaGGATATGCATTTGTTACTTTTtcaaatcataaaaatgtaGAAAAAGCATTACTTTTAACGAATACTATTTTATGTggcaataaaataattatagaaaaatacaACAAGGAAATGAAACTATTTAATGGAAAATTTTTTCAGGATAATGGAATTACATCGACTGAGCCTTTTAGTTATTACAATagttataataatgaaaatcaAGAAACTGATAAAGAGGATGTTGACAACAAATCTGGTGAAACAGATAACAGTGCagacaataataatagtgatAAATATACTTCATCTTTGTCtaaaaagagaaaattaaatgaaattgatgaaaaggaaaatcaagataataataaaaaaaaaaccaaaatgaaagatgaaaaaaaaagagacTATAAAAAAGATGTAGAAGAAGGGAAAACCATTTTTATCACAAATATTCCAACTGAAGCAACAAATGAAGAAattaaagaatatatagaaaagaATATTAGCAaagattatatatatataaagactTGTAGAaatgattataaaaaaatatatgtttttgtaaaattgaaaaaaaaaatcgatgctgataattttttaaaaaaaattggagaatataataatgaagaagacgaacaaataaatgaaagTGAAAATGTAATTGatcaattttataataatgctaataaaaaaaaaaaagaaaaactcaaaaaaattttattaaatgaagATCAAAATCTTAAACACACTgatattttatcttttaaaaatagttaCCTTATGATTAAAAGAGCAGTACcaaatgatataataaaagataaaaaaaaaactccagtagaaaaaaaagaaaaaaaaaaaaataataataatacaataagcaataatatacatttaataaatgacAATGATGTTAATAATGAGAATGTTCCTTctaatatacttttaagaaataaaaaattattggataaaaaaacagaacttttaaaaaataaaaattttgtaataaatCCATGTAGATTGTATATTAGAAATTATCCCCTTGTAGTTGAGCAAAATACTTTCCGTCGTCTTATAGCAAAACATTTTACtcttatatttatgaacaaatttaaattaaaaaaaaaagaggcttttaaaaaagctaatgaaataattcaaaaaatgaaacttatgaaagataataatagtaataagGAAATCGTGCAAAATAGCAAAGTAGGCCCAATAATACATAACAATGTCAGTAATAATGTTAATACTATGGATAAAGgagttaataaaaatgccATATGTTTTCTTGATATTAATAAACACGAATATACCAAGCAAATTATTTCCCTTttgcaaaataaaaatattttcgatgtaataaatgaaaaaatttacaaaaaaaaatttcaaacaattaaaaaaagtaaaaatatattatatgttgATTACTGCATTGAAGATCTAAGAATgttacatataaaaaaaataaaagaagaGAAATTTCTAAAacatttaaaagaaaaaaatgaaaataatttacctactaaaaaaaaaattaaaaaaaatacaaagaaaacaaaaaaaatgagtaGAGGGAAAAGACAACGTGAAAAAAGAAGATTATTAAAAGctcaaaatgaaaacaaaaatattataaacatCATCAATCCAGTGACTATTGATCAGAAAGATAATTccttaaaaaaagaaaaacataaaaaacgAGTCACATTTATTGATCACACAAATAACGaggaaataaatacaaCTAGACCTTCTTccctcaaaaaaaaagaaataaataataaagataaaaaaataaaaagtaaaaaattgaataCACAAGATTCtggaaaaacaaaaaaaaaagttaaaacTGTCAAAAgtattatcaaaaatggCACCGAAAAAGCGAACAAGAATATT GAATCAATACAAAAGGATATCTTAAAATTCCTCAAAAAAGccaaataa